The Juglans regia cultivar Chandler unplaced genomic scaffold, Walnut 2.0 Scaffold_20572, whole genome shotgun sequence genomic interval GCATGGCAGTCGCTGAAGACGTTGGCCGACGGTTTGTGGATTTAGTCTGGTGGTCCCTCAGCCTCTTCCTGAGTTGGCTGTGTCACATCGTGCGCCAAAAACCAAGGACGGAGAACTCTTCTTTCAGTTCTCCAAGGAGGAGATATTTCGTTCGACAGAACCTTTTAGGTTCTCGATAGTATTGAAGTTCCTCCGCAATCGGCCATCTTTGAATGCTATCAAAAGCTTCATTCGAAATAGATGGAGTCTGGAATGTACTCCAGTCGTTTCAACCATGAGGCGTCCGAGACATGTTTTTGTACATATGGCTTCGGAGGAAGATTGCATGAAAGCACTATCAAGGGAGGTTTGCGATATTGACGGAATCCCATATCATGCCTTCCACTGGACACCAGATTttaaggaggaggaagaaccaTCAATTGTTCCGGTTTGGATTGTATTACCAGGTTTGCCTCCTAgcttttatcatgaatctttgcTTAAAATTTTGACAGCTCCTATAGGTAAATTTATTAGGAGTGATAATCCTATGCGTTGTGCGACTCGCACTGATGGTGCGCGTATCTGTGTGGAGATGGATGCTGCCATTGAACCTATttctcatttttggattgggacgTCGGGGTTGGGTTCTAGTCGCAAGCAAGATATTGTGTATGAAACATTGCCTGCATTCTATTCTAAATGTAAAATCCAAGGGCACAACGTGCGTACTTGTCAGGCTGGGAAAAAGagacttgaaaataaaacttgGGTTCGGCAACAACAAACAGTTGTTGAAGAACAAGAACCAACTATTGAAGAGCCTAAAGAACCAGCTATTGAGGAACCTAGGGTGGAAGACCAAACAAAGTTGGTTCAGGAGCCCAAGGATTTAACGTTACCTATAGTTACTGCAGAACAAGAAGctgcaaaatatattaattcggAGGTTAATCTGGTAATCAGGGCCTCTGCATCTGCTTTGTTGATTGAAGAGTTGGTAGTGGATACAGAACATGGTGAGGCTGTTAATACGAAGAGTTCTGCAGAGGTGAGGCAAAATAAGGTAATTTTGGAAATAGACGCTGTGATGCGGGAGGCAGAGGAGGCTATGGAAACGTTGGTTGAGGAAGTATATATTAGTGCTACGGAGGTGGATACAGAGCAGACGGAGGAGTACCAAAGGAAAGATGATGCGTTTTGTTTGGAAGAAGGGTCATTATCAGATTCGGAGCCTGATATACATGCTGAAGTTTTTCTGCAGGACAAGGAGTATCATTCAGAAATAGAGGAAGAAGCTGGGAAGAggaaatataggaaaaaaaatttgagaaaattaggAATTAGGAGTTCTAATAGGGTGATTACTCGAGCCACAAAATTGTCTTTATGATAGGTTCTATTTTGGTGTGGAATATCAGGGGACTCGGATCGTTTCTGGGACGTTTAAAAAGTTTGCAAAGTAAGTTGAAATATAAGATGGTAGTTTTGTTGGAGCCTTTCCAGAATTTCGCTAAAGCTCAATCTTCAATGCGGGCTCTTCACTTTGATAATGTAAAATCTAACGAAGAAGTTGGTGGGAAAATATGGGTCTTGTGGATGAATGATTTAACTGTACAGATTATTCGGATGACATCACAGTTTTTGTCTTTAAGTATAGCTGAGGGTCAGTATTAGTTTTTGGGTAActttatttatgcaaagtgtaataTGATGGACAGGCAGGTTTTATGGGAGGACTTGAGGTGGAATAGTATGAATGAGGatccttgtttgtttgctggAGACTTTAACATTATTCGTACGAATTTGGAAAGGAGGGGTGGTCGTTCTAGGCCAATAgcggctatggatgattttaaccgATGGATCAATGAGGGTGGTTTGATTGATTTAAGTTCACATGGTAGTAAATTTTCTTAGTGTAATGGTCAGAGTGGATTAGCTAGAGCTTGGGCTAAACTGGATCGTGTTTTATTGGATGCTAATTTAATGTCTTTTTACCCTAATGCGTCTTGTTCGTATTTACCAAGGACGACTTCGGATCATTGTCCTATGTTGATAGAATTTCTTAAGGATCCTTATTCCTATGGTCCTCCTCCATTTCGATTTCAccaaatgtgggttgagcacCCAGAATTTATGGATTTTGTAAACCAGGTGTGGTCTGTGCCGGTGGTTGGGACGGGGCTTGTTAATCTTGCTTGTAAGCTTAAAAAGGTTAAGGTGGCTCTTCGTGAATGGAATAAGCGGGTGTTTGGTAGGACCAATGCTCATATTGAATCTTTGGAAGTGAAGGTTGAGGGTCTTGAAGGGTGTCTACAAAGAGAGTGGGATATAGTTGCCGAGAGGGAGCATGTGGTGGCTTCGGCTGAGTTGTCCTCTTGGAGACGTAGGGAGGATACCAGATTAGCTCAAAtggctaaaataaaatgaaacatggAAGGTGATcgtaattctaaattttttcatgtgtggttAGCTAATAAAAGACGtaaaagaattaaagaaaagaattaaAGGAATGAGAACTCCGGATGGGATTGAGTTCAATTCAccagaagaaattcataatggtGCTGTTGAGTATTTTGCGGAATTCCTTAAAAATACTAACCAGTCAAGAGCACTTCCggatttatcatatttgattttgcCGGTTATTGATGTACAGGATTGTACATGTCTTTGTTGTATCCCTTCCTTGGTTGAAGTAAAGGAGGCTCTCTCTTCGATTCCTATAAACAGATCTCCtgggccagatggttttggagcaggttttttttaaagttgttaGGAGGTGATTAAGATGGATGTCTTGGCAGCTATCTCTGaattttttatctctaaaaaaCTTCCAAGGTTCTATTTGGATTCTTTTATTGTGCTAATTCCGAAGATAGATGTGCCAACgagatttgataaatttaggccaataAGTTTGTGTTCggtattctataaaatttgttcaaaaattatagtaaatCGTCTGGCAGGTTTTCTTCCCAAATTGATATCCCTTGAGTAATGAGCTTTTATACCTGGGAGgaatatatttgagaatattagttttactcaggaaatggttcattcccTAAACAAGGTTTCTCATggaggaaatattatgattaaagttgacatGGCTAAAGCATACGATTGAgtagattggaattttttgttggaggtCCTTCGTTGTTTTGGATTCCCTCCTTCTTTTTGTGACTTAATTTGTGCTTGCATTTCGAATATTTGGTACTCTGTAATGCTTAATGGAACGATGAGAAGTTTTTTTCAAGGTGGTCGTGGGTTACGTCAGGGGGATCCATTATCgccttatctatttattattattcaataagtCCTTTCTCGTCTTTTGAAGCAAAGTGTGGCGGCAAACAAGATTGGGCATTTCTCCCAACCTCGAGGTACTCctcaaatttctcatcttatgtatgcagatgacattgtgatttttttgaatcGGAGTAAGAAATCTGTTAGGGAACTTTTATTGGtatttgaaaagtatgaagcaTGGTCAGGCCagatgattaataaagaaaaaacagccATACTTTTCTCTTCAAAAATTTATGTTGCTGGTAAGAGAGCTCTAAAAAGATTGACAGGGTTCTTAGAAGGCTCCTTTCCCTTTAAATACATGGGGGTTCCAATTGTATTGGGGCGTCTAAAGCATGTGCATTTGGAGGAGATGGTtaacaaagtttggaaaaaaaattagcgGCTGGAAAATGAAACTACTCTCATCGAGTGGCCGTCTAATACTTCTTCGGCACatgctttctagtatggctttacatttaTTTGCTGTTTTGCAAGTTcctcaatctattattaaagtttTAACTCCTATGATGAGTACATTTTTCTGGAGTGAGGTAAATGGTAAAggtaaaaaaaagtgggtggcatgGGACAATATTTGTAAGCCAGAAAAGGAAGGGGGCTAAGGTTTGCGTAAATTAGAGGATATCAAAAAGCATTGCATACGTGGCTTGCATGGAATTTAATTCAAGGTAAATCCTTgtgggcaaatttttttaaaggaaaatatgtgggctCTTCACCTTGGTCTCTCATTGATACGAAAAAAAGAtcaaggttttggaaaatgatagttaAGAGTATTCCTGATGTGC includes:
- the LOC118345286 gene encoding uncharacterized protein LOC118345286; translation: MASEEDCMKALSREVCDIDGIPYHAFHWTPDFKEEEEPSIVPVWIVLPGLPPSFYHESLLKILTAPIGKFIRSDNPMRCATRTDGARICVEMDAAIEPISHFWIGTSGLGSSRKQDIVYETLPAFYSKCKIQGHNVRTCQAGKKRLENKTWVRQQQTVVEEQEPTIEEPKEPAIEEPRVEDQTKLVQEPKDLTLPIVTAEQEAAKYINSEVNLVIRASASALLIEELVVDTEHGEAVNTKSSAEVRQNKVILEIDAVMREAEEAMETLVEEVYISATEVDTEQTEEYQRKDDAFCLEEGSLSDSEPDIHAEVFLQDKEYHSEIEEEAGKRKYRKKNLRKLGIRSSNRVITRATKLSL